Proteins encoded in a region of the Ornithodoros turicata isolate Travis chromosome 3, ASM3712646v1, whole genome shotgun sequence genome:
- the LOC135387538 gene encoding endothelin-converting enzyme homolog — protein sequence MQVVDFPYDSHTQYQEQWPGEQRTSEEKPTLVKEDETSYALLGKVLLVTLVLGTFGAAYWVARREWRHTPDGEDITTSTAAYVGIPKLPPKYPFPDASYEDYEDTPHWLTTSTAEIPQTTSEPTMSTRITEHPFTDKECDTEDCQYMRWLIDVSVDTEKDPCENFYSYVCNGALRSLSHWYDLNTNFNLKVIQRNITLNMARNLQDVKVPRRGQTGYQKVAAFYQHCINIDNVRTTEAMRQFLKQQGMTFASDMQFDLLHAMVKFSFCFNIDLIFRIQARWVGEQVVLYMGQDLYIRFAVHEDREARKETITQILSAILSIDLRDLANEIIAVENNLAYLSQVQYTGNETSGRKKLMFLLSKLGLLVNNDTTLSERWNQALEDNTDSRLPKDVKVSMTMNDVHFFHNLFGKFRNATANELRIFFAWRTARYLYQESLLNPSYRDRSSVPDFNCLDRTSKMFPNTAGSGFLFPIVNSSRLYLARDMIQTIVDEIKKSFESSHWLDETTRVGALKKLSVVKKQIGYLPEFSSALKIDAYFKDLPDLNGPFIENYIQVRKFWTKHNWNGILSDSSSVDSPYTFPPHVVNGAYIATLNRIFITAALLFTPLFSYGAPPEVNYGALGSVVTHELMHGYDTFGRNYDGAGHFKPWFTEKSIAEYDKIIRCHNETIENAPKARAYEDYDIEYLADTMGTTSLLRAYKKASEKSHVTLGNMRDFTKDKIFYISRCQVWCGKEFPEVRSLTHPPLDERCNVPLMNSQHFSETFSCPKDSPMNPSHKCVFW from the exons ATGCAGGTCGTGGACTTCCCGTATGACAGCCATACGCAATACCAGGAGCAATGGCCCGGAGAACAAAGAACGAGCGAAGAAAAGCCGACATTG GTGAAGGAGGACGAAACTTCTTACGCCTTGCTGGGAAAGGTACTCCTTGTGACTCTTGTTCTGGGGACGTTTGGAGCAGCATATTGGGTTGCACGTCGTGAATGGAGACACACGCCGGACGGCGAAGATATCACCACCTCCACCGCTGCGTATGTCGGGATACCCAAACTTCCGCCCAAGTACCCATTTCCCGACGCCAGTTATGAAGACTATGAAGACACTCCTCACTGGCTCACGACGTCAACGGCAGAGATACCTCAGACGACTTCCGAGCCGACGATGTCAACACGCATCACGGAACATCCATTCACTGACAAAGAATGTGATACGGAAGATTGTCAATACATGCGTTGGCTTATTGACGTGTCCGTGGACACAGAAAAAGATCCTTGCGAAAACTTTTACAGTTACGTCTGTAACGGAGCTCTGAGGTCTTTATCTCACTGGTATGATTTGAATACGAATTTCAATTTGAAAGTCATCCAGCGCAACATCACCTTAAATATGGCCAGGAATTTACAAGACGTAAAGGTCCCAAGAAGAGGGCAAACGGGATATCAAAAAGTAGCGGCCTTCTACCAGCACTGCATCAATATTGATAACGTTAGGACGACTGAAGCAATGCGACAGTTTttaaagcagcaaggaatgacTTTTGCAAGTGACATGCAATTCGACCTACTGCATGCTATGGTGAAATTCAGTTTTTGTTTCAACATTGACCTGATATTTAGAATACAAGCCCGCTGGGTAGGCGAACAGGTTGTGCTATACATGGGGCAAGATCTCTACATAAGATTCGCCGTCCACGAAGACCGAGAGGCGAGGAAAGAGACGATTACGCAAATTTTATCGGCAATCCTTTCCATAGACCTCCGCGATCTCGCAAATGAGATTATTGCAGTGGAGAATAATTTAGCCTATCTGTCGCAAGTTCAGTACACTGGCAACGAAACCTCAGGAAGAAAGAAGCTTATGTTCCTCTTGTCGAAGTTAGGCCTTTTGGTAAACAACGACACGACCTTGTCAGAACGATGGAATCAAGCCCTGGaggataatacagactcgagaCTTCCGAAAGACGTAAAAGTCAGTATGACAATGAACGATGTTCATTTCTTCCACAATTTATTCGGCAAATTCAGGAATGCAACGGCAAATGAATTAAGGATATTCTTTGCATGGAGGACTGCCCGTTACCTCTATCAAGAGTCCTTGTTGAACCCATCGTATCGCGATCGGTCTAGTGTTCCGGATTTTAATTGCCTGGACAGAACGTCGAAAATGTTCCCGAATACTGCAGGTTCGGGTTTCCTGTTCCCCATAGTGAACAGTTCGAGGCTGTATCTCGCTAGGGACATGATTCAGACAATTGTCGACGAGATTAAGAAGTCCTTCGAGTCTTCACATTGGTTGGACGAGACAACTCGCGTTGGAGCTCTGAAGAAACTTTCTGTGGTGAAAAAACAGATTGGTTACTTGCCGGAATTTAGCTCCGCCTTGAAAATAGACGCGTACTTCAAAGATCTCCCTGACCTAAACGGACCTTTCATTGAGAACTACATTCAGGTTCGGAAGTTTTGGACAAAGCACAACTGGAATGGAATATTGAGCGACTCCTCCTCCGTGGATTCACCATACACGTTTCCTCCACACGTCGTCAATGGTGCTTACATAGCGACGCTAAATCGCATATTCATTACAGCCGCTCTATTGTTCACGCCTCTCTTTTCGTATGGTGCTCCTCCAGAAGTGAACTATGGAGCCCTAGGCAGCGTAGTGACACATGAACTAATGCACGGCTACGATACTTTTGGCAGGAATTATGACGGTGCTGGGCATTTCAAACCGTGgtttaccgaaaaaagtattgcgGAATACGACAAGATCATTCGTTGCCACAACGAGACTATTGAGAATGCTCCGAAAGCTAGAGCTTACGAAGATTATGACATAGAGTATCTAGCAGACACGATGGGTACTACGTCCCTGTTGAGGGCATATAAAAAAGCTTCGGAAAAGTCGCATGTCACTCTAGGGAACATGAGGGATTTCACGAAGGACAAGATCTTCTACATTTCCAGGTGTCAGGTGTGGTGCGGAAAGGAATTCCCAGAAGTGAGGTCGCTAACTCATCCGCCTTTGGATGAAAGATGCAACGTGCCTCTTATGAATTCACAACATTTCAGCGAAACCTTTTCTTGCCCAAAGGACTCGCCAATGAATCCCTCGCACAAATGTGTCTTCTGGTAA
- the LOC135387539 gene encoding neprilysin-1-like: MQVVNFPDDSHTQYQEQWPGEQRTSEEKPTLVKEDETSYVLLGRVLLVILVPVAFGATYWVARHEWRSTPDHKGITTSTPEDVVIPKLPPKYPFPDADYEDYEDTPHWLTTSTTVTPETTTKATMSTKHPDTDKVCDTEDCQYMRWLIDVSMDTGKDPCENFYSYVCNGAQSSLSHWYDPTKTFNMQVLQHNVTSNVIRHLQDEKVPRTGQTGYQKAAALYQHCMDINNDTTTKALRELLKQHGMTFTGDMKFDELDVMVKFIFVFDITLIFYVAKARRVKDEHVVLSMGRDYSIIDDVRKDREARKDEITLILSEILSIDIRDLPDEIIAAENNLANLSQVQYTGSETSGSKNLLFLLSKLGLLVNNDTTLSERWSRALEDNTDARLPKDVKVTMAVDDVHFFHNLFGKLRNATSNEIRTFFAWRTARYLYKASLLHQLHSYRPILFDLPMCLDQTNGWFPNTAGSGFLFTIVNTSRLHLVGEMIHGIVEEVKKSFETSYWLDETTSSRALQKISLLRKDIAYLLEFNSAFKIDAFFRDIPDLNDLNGTFIEDYLQVQKFWTKRKWNGILSDSSPIEVRPIFPTFLVNGVYVPQQNRIAISAAVLLAPVFANGAPPEVNYGALGRFVTHEVMHGYDTFGRNYDGAGHFKPWFTNESIAEYDEIVRCHNETIEKAPKARAYKDYPQEYLADTMGTTSLLRAYKAASEKSHVTLGNVKGLTKDKIFYISGCLVWCGKEFPDPTPQTHPPSDERCNVPLMNSQHFSETFSCPKDSPMNPSHKCAFW, encoded by the coding sequence GTGAAGGAGGACGAAACTTCTTACGTCTTACTGGGAAGGGTACTCCTCGTGATTCTTGTTCCGGTGGCATTTGGAGCAACCTATTGGGTTGCACGTCATGAATGGAGATCAACACCGGACCACAAGGGTATCACCACCTCCACCCCTGAAGATGTAGTGATACCCAAACTTCCTCCCAAATACCCATTTCCGGATGCCGATTACGAAGACTATGAAGACACTCCTCACTGGCTTACGACGTCAACGACTGTAACACCCGAGACGACAACCAAGGCGACAATGTCCACGAAACATCCAGACACTGACAAAGTATGTGATACGGAAGACTGCCAGTACATGCGTTGGCTTATTGACGTGTCCATGGACACAGGGAAAGATCCTTGCGAAAACTTTTACAGTTACGTCTGTAACGGAGCTCAGTCGTCTTTATCTCACTGGTATGATCCGACTAAGACATTCAATATGCAAGTCCTGCAGCACAATGTCACCTCAAATGTGATCAGACATTTACAAGACGAAAAGGTCCCGCGCACAGGGCAAACAGGATATCAAAAAGCAGCCGCGCTCTACCAACACTGCATGGATATTAATAACGATACTACGACAAAAGCCCTGAGAGAGCTATTAAAGCAACATGGAATGACTTTCACAGGTGACATGAAATTCGACGAACTGGATGTTATggtgaaatttatttttgttttcgacATTACCCTGATATTTTACGTAGCGAAAGCACGAAGGGTGAAAGACGAGCATGTTGTGCTCTCCATGGGACGAGACTACTCGATAATAGACGACGTCAGGAAAGACCGAGAGGCGAGGAAAGATGAGATTACGCTGATTTTATCGGAAATCCTGTCCATAGACATCCGCGATCTCCCAGATGAGATCATTGCAGCGGAGAATAATTTAGCCAATCTGTCGCAAGTTCAGTACACTGGCAGCGAAACCTCAGGAAGCAAGAACCTTCTGTTCCTCTTGTCGAAGTTAGGCCTTTTAGTGAACAATGACACGACCCTCTCAGAACGGTGGAGTCGGGCCCTGGAGGATAATACAGACGCGCGACTTCCGAAAGATGTAAAAGTCACCATGGCAGTGGACGACGTTCATTTCTTCCACAATTTATTCGGCAAATTACGGAACGCCACATCAAATGAAATAAGGACATTCTTTGCCTGGAGGACTGCTCGTTACCTCTACAAAGCGTCCTTGTTGCACCAATTGCATAGCTACAGGCCTATACTTTTTGATCTTCCTATGTGCCTGGACCAAACGAATGGATGGTTCCCGAACACTGCAGGTTCGGGGTTCCTGTTTACCATAGTGAACACCTCGAGGCTGCATCTCGTCGGGGAGATGATTCACGGAATTGTTGAGGAAGTCAAGAAGTCCTTCGAGACTTCATATTGGCTGGACGAGACCACTAGCAGTCGAGCTCTGCAGAAAATCTCGTTGCTGAGAAAAGATATTGCTTACTTGCTGGAATTTAACTCCGCCTTCAAGATAGACGCGTTCTTTAGAGACATCCCTGACCTCAACGACCTCAACGGAACTTTCATTGAGGACTACCTTCAGGTTCAGAAGTTTTGGACAAAACGCAAGTGGAACGGAATACTGAGCGACTCCTCACCCATCGAGGTGCGACCCATCTTTCCCACATTCCTCGTCAACGGCGTCTACGTGCCGCAGCAGAATCGCATAGCGATATCAGCCGCTGTTTTACTGGCGCCAGTGTTTGCGAATGGTGCTCCTCCAGAGGTGAACTATggagcccttgggcgtttcgTGACACATGAAGTAATGCACGGCTACGACACGTTTGGCAGGAATTATGACGGTGCAGGACATTTCAAACCGTGGTTTACCAACGAAAGTATTGCGGAGTACGACGAGATCGTTCGTTGCCACAACGAGACTATTGAGAAAGCTCCGAAAGCTAGAGCTTACAAAGATTATCCCCAAGAGTATCTAGCAGACACGATGGGTACCACGTCCTTGTTGAGGGCATACAAGGCGGCTTCGGAAAAGTCGCATGTCACTCTGGGCAACGTGAAGGGTTTGACGAAGGACAAGATCTTCTATATTTCCGGGTGTCTAGTGTGGTGTGGAAAGGAATTCCCAGACCCGACGCCTCAAACTCATCCGCCTTCGGATGAAAGATGCAACGTGCCTCTTATGAATTCACAACATTTCAGCGAAACCTTTTCTTGCCCAAAGGACTCGCCAATGAATCCCTCGCACAAATGTGCCTTCTGGTAA